A part of Silurus meridionalis isolate SWU-2019-XX chromosome 18, ASM1480568v1, whole genome shotgun sequence genomic DNA contains:
- the meig1 gene encoding meiosis expressed gene 1 protein homolog isoform X3 gives MACATLMNGNSQPKSMSRARMWTDEVENLYRFQQAGYRDELEYRQIKQVEIERWPMSGYVKKLQRRDNTFYYYSKRRECDDKEVNKVKMYVY, from the exons ATGGCCTGTGCAACCTTGATGAATGGCAATTCTCAACCCAAGTCTATGAGCAGAGCTCGGATGTGGACTGATGAAGTGGAGAATCTCTACAGGTTCCAGCAGGCAGGATACAGGGATGAGCTGGAGTACAGGCAAATTAAACAAGTGGAG ATTGAACGCTGGCCAATGTCAGGATACGTGAAGAAGCTTCAGCGACGAGACAACACCTTTTATTACTACAGCAAAAGGCGGGAGTGTGACGACAAAGAAGTGAACAAAGTCAAGATGTATGTGTACTGA